The nucleotide window CAGATGCCTGCAACAGACGGCGGAACAAGTTGATGGAAGCGTCATGCCCGTCAAACAGGCTGGCCGCCGTCACGAACCGCACCGCATGTCGGGGACGGTAAACCTCGGTTGTCGTCATGGTGTTCACCTCCTGTTGGTGTCGTCAACTCCCTCAGCAACAACGCTGTCTGCAAGCGAGTGTATTCTTCCAAGGTGTAATACTTCCGGAGTGCCCACCGGCGAAACGTCCACATTTGCCCCATCACCATGATCTGATGAGCCATCAGTTTGACTGAGGAAGGCTCCAGATGAAGCGTTCCGTCGGCGATTCCCTTCTCCAATATCCGTTCAAACAGGGACGTAATCTCTTCTTCTTTTTGCAAGACGTAGCGAAGCGCTTCCTTGGGCAAAGATTTGGTTTCCTGATAGATCAAAAGCACATAGTCGCTCATTTCGTCCATCACGCGAAAATGATGAGCCACGGCCCGCACCAGACTGTCCCTCCCGGTGGCTTCTTCATCCACCGCCTCATTCAGCCGTTTTTCCAGCTCAGTGTGGATGTCGTCGCACACCAGGTACAACACGTCTTCTTTGGTTTGAATGTATTCGTACATTGTGCCGATGCTGAAGCCGCATTCCCGTGCGATTTCGCGGGTGGTCGTCTTGTGGAATCCCTTTCGGACGAACAATTCCACCGCACCGCGAATGATTTGCCGACGCCGCTCTTCTACCAGCTTGGGGTTCTTGATCTCGGAAGGGATCGGTTTGCGATGCTGCGGCATCCGCACCCCTCCTTTATTTGGAATGATCTCCTCCATCGCACTTGCCTCGCATTCGCCTCCACCACTGATCCGCCACCTGATGAGGTCCGATTTCCCTTCGTTCGACACGGTCCAGATCGGTTGCAGCCTCGGGACGGGATAACCAAGACTGAATCTCCCGATGCAAACGTTCCTCCATGATAGCCAGCACTTCCCGGCGCAGACGGTGGAGGCGGCGTCGGTTCCATTCACCGGTTTGTTCGAGGAAATCCCGGTGTTCCGTCAACGCTTCCCACAACCGGTCCGTTCCCTGTCCCCGCGTCGATACAGTGGACACAATGGGCGGGCGCCAAGCGTGATCATGCTTCGCAATGTCCAGCATCTCTTCCAGTTGGGCGATCAGTTTGCGGGCGCCGTCCAGATCCGCTTTGTTCACCACAAACAAATCAGCGATCTCCATCACTCCCGCTTTGAACACCTGGATCGTGTCGCCCGCACCGGGTGTGACGACCAGCGCCACGGTATCCGCCATATGCATGATGTCCACCTCGGACTGCCCCACCCCGACGGTTTCCACAAAAATCACGTCGTAACCGGCCGCATCCAACACCCGAACCGCTTCTCCCGTCGCCCGGGACAACCCGCCCAGACTGCCGCGCGATCCCATGCTGCGGATAAAAACCCCCTCGTCCAGTGCGTGGGCGGTCATCCGCACCCGGTCGCCCAAAAGCGCTCCACCGGTAAACGGGCTTGTGGGGTCCACCGCGATCACACCTACGGTCCGTCCCTGTCCACGTAAATGGCGAATCATCCGATCGGTAAGTGTACTTTTGCCTGCCCCCGGCGGACCGGTCCACCCGATCACCCATGCCCGGCCAGTGTGCGGATAAAGGGCTTCCAACAATGCCGTCCGTTCCCGTTCCTCACCACTCTCCAGACAGGTGATGGCTCTAGCGATCGCTCGCCGGTTTCTCTGCCGGATGTCCCGTACCCACGCGTTCATGGCCACCACCCTTTAGGATTTCAGCAGGTGATTGGCGATGACCACCCGTTGAATTTCATTGGTGCCCTCATAGATTTGCGTGATCTTCGCATCGCGCATCATACGCTCCACCGGATATTCCCGTGTATACCCGTATCCGCCGAACACCTGCACCGCCTCGGTGGTCACTTCCATCGCCACATCAGCGGCAAACATCTTGGCCATCGCCGATGCCTTTCCGTATGGAAGCCCCTGGGACTCCAACCATGCCGCCTGATAGGTGAGCAAACGTGCCGCCTCGATTTTGGTGGCCATATCCGCCAACTTGAATTGAATCGCCTGCAGTTTGGCGATCGGCCGCCCGAATTGCACCCGTTCCTTCGCATATGCCAGCGCGGCATCCAACGCACCCTGGGCGATCCCAACCGCTTGGGCGGCAATACCGTTTCGCCCGCCGTCCAACGTTTTCATTGCGATTTTGAAGCCTTCCCCTTCTTCCCCCAGACGGTTTTCCACCGGAATCCGGCAGTTGTCAAAGAGAATCTCCAGCGTGGGAGAGGAGCGAATGCCCAATTTTTTTTCTTTTTTGCCGAAGGAAAACCCCGGTGTCCCCTTCTCGACGATGAATGCCGTGATCCCGTGGTGCTTCTTGGTGGGGTCGGTCACCGCAAACACGACGTAGATTTCGGCTTCCCCGCCGTTGGTGATGAAAATTTTGCTACCATTCAACACATATTCGTCTCCGTCGCGCACCGCGGTCGTCTTCATCCCTGCGGCATCCGATCCGGAACCAGGTTCAGTCAGCCCATACGCGCCGATTTTCGTTCCCTCCGCCAGCGGACGCAAAAACCGTTCTTTCTGCTCATCGGTACCAAATGCAAAGATGGGCCAGCTGGCCAGCGAAATGTGAGCGGACAGCGTAACACCGGTGGAAGCGCACACGCGCGACAGCTCCTCCACGGCGATTACGTAACTGAGGAAATCGGCGCCACCCCCGCCCACTTCCTCCGGCCACGGGATTCCTGTCAAACCCAGCTCAGCCATTTTGTCGAAAATGGTACGGTCAAATCTCTCTTGTTCGTCCCGTTCGGCCGCTGTTGGCGCCACTTCCTTCAATGCAAACTCCCTCACCATTTTCTGCATCATCACATGCTCTTCGCTCAGCTGAAAATCCATGCACTCTCCCCCGCTTCCCTCGTTGATATACCGTTGCGGGATGACGGGTCCGTCCATCGGTTTCTCACCACTCCGTCTCTTTCTGATCCCGCATCCCGCTGGATGAAAATGGTCACCTTTCACATAGGAGACGGTTTCTTCTCCCGACGAGGCTCAGTCCTCCAACAACGTCGATGCGATGACGAGGCGTTGAATCTCGTTGGTGCCTTCATAGATCTGCGTTACTTTGGCATCCCGGAACAAGCGCTCCACCGGATACTCCCGGGTGTACCCGTACCCGCCGAACACCTGGATCGCTTCCGTAGTGACTTTCATGGCCGTATCGGTCGCAAACAGTTTGGCCATTGACGCTTCCCGCTTGCAATGATGTCCCTGTTGCCGCAGGTGAGCCGCTCGGTAAATCAACAATCGGGCCGCCTCAATGGCGGTGGCCATATCCGCCAACTTGAACTGAATTGCCTGCATTTTGGCGATCGGCTGGCCGAACTGCACCCGTTCCTTTGCATACGCCAGCGCGTGCTCGTAGGCCGCTGTGGCGATGCCCAACGCTTGAGCCCCGATCCCGATCCGTCCCCCCGCCAGGTTGGACAGCGCGATTTCATACCCCTGTCCTTCCTTCCCGAGCAGGTTGGATGCGGGGACTTCCGCATTGTCAAAGATCAGCTCGCACGTATTGGAGCCATTCAACCCCATCTTTTTCTCTTTCTTGCCAACCGAAAATCCGGGTGTGTCTTTTTCCACGATAAACGCGGATATCCCTTCGGCTCCCTTGTCCGGGTCGGTCACGGCAAACGTGACGTACACATCCGCCTCACCGGCGTTGGTAATGAACACCTTGCTACCGTTCAACACATATTTGTCACCCACCCGGCGCGCCGTGGTGCGAATCCGGGCGGCGTCGGAACCGGCCGAAGGCTCCGTCAGCGCAAACGCCCCCAGGTATTCGCCGCGTGCCATCCGAGTGACATAGGTTTTCTTTTGCTCTTCGTTACCGTAGCGCAGGATCGGCATCGTTCCCACTGAGGTGTGTACGGCCAGGATGACACCAACGGCAGCACTCACCTTGGAGATCTCCTCCAAGGCCAAAATGTAGGAGATGAAATCTGCGCCGGCGCCGCCCCACTCTTCCGGAATCGGAATCCCCATCAGCCCCAGTTCCGCCATTTTGTCCACGATCTTGCGAGGGAAAGTGTCTTGTTCATCCATTTCCGGAACCATGGGCAGGATTTCGGTTTGAGCGAATTCCCGTACCATTTGGCGCAACATGTTCTGTTCAGATGTGAACTGGAGATGCATATCCCTCGTCCCCCTTCGACGGAATGCCGGGCAGCTTTGAATCCCGGATTACTAGGGTGTGTTTGGCAAATATGACCCGTCTCGTTTTCCCAGTCGCGACACCTGCACCCGGCGAGGAAACAGAGCTGCTCAAACCGATCCGCTAACCGATCCCGTTATCAGATCCGTCATCTCCCTATCGCTCGGATTCGCGTTCCGGGTTGCCCCCAGATATTCATACAACCGAAACACCCGGCCTTCCGTTGCCGTTTTCTCATTCGTAAACGTAAAACCCGCGTCCCGTCTTGCGCCCCAGCCAACAAGCCGCTACGTATTTTTTGAGCAAGGGGCACGGGCGATACTTGCTGTCACCGAATCCCTCATACAACGTTTCCATGATGTACAGGCAGGTGTCCAATCCGATGAAGTCGGCCAAGGTGAGCGGGCCCATCGGATGGTTCATGCCCAGTTTCATCACTTCGTCGATCGCTTCCGGTGTGGCGACCCCTTCATACACCGCATAGATGGCCTCATTGATCATCGGCATGAGTACCCGGTTGGAAACGAAACCAGGGAAGTCTTGCACTTCGACCGGCGTTTTCCCCATATGGCGGGCCAAACGA belongs to Polycladomyces subterraneus and includes:
- the meaB gene encoding methylmalonyl Co-A mutase-associated GTPase MeaB, producing MNAWVRDIRQRNRRAIARAITCLESGEERERTALLEALYPHTGRAWVIGWTGPPGAGKSTLTDRMIRHLRGQGRTVGVIAVDPTSPFTGGALLGDRVRMTAHALDEGVFIRSMGSRGSLGGLSRATGEAVRVLDAAGYDVIFVETVGVGQSEVDIMHMADTVALVVTPGAGDTIQVFKAGVMEIADLFVVNKADLDGARKLIAQLEEMLDIAKHDHAWRPPIVSTVSTRGQGTDRLWEALTEHRDFLEQTGEWNRRRLHRLRREVLAIMEERLHREIQSWLSRPEAATDLDRVERREIGPHQVADQWWRRMRGKCDGGDHSK
- a CDS encoding TetR/AcrR family transcriptional regulator, producing the protein MPQHRKPIPSEIKNPKLVEERRRQIIRGAVELFVRKGFHKTTTREIARECGFSIGTMYEYIQTKEDVLYLVCDDIHTELEKRLNEAVDEEATGRDSLVRAVAHHFRVMDEMSDYVLLIYQETKSLPKEALRYVLQKEEEITSLFERILEKGIADGTLHLEPSSVKLMAHQIMVMGQMWTFRRWALRKYYTLEEYTRLQTALLLRELTTPTGGEHHDDNRGLPSPTCGAVRDGGQPV
- a CDS encoding acyl-CoA dehydrogenase; amino-acid sequence: MDFQLSEEHVMMQKMVREFALKEVAPTAAERDEQERFDRTIFDKMAELGLTGIPWPEEVGGGGADFLSYVIAVEELSRVCASTGVTLSAHISLASWPIFAFGTDEQKERFLRPLAEGTKIGAYGLTEPGSGSDAAGMKTTAVRDGDEYVLNGSKIFITNGGEAEIYVVFAVTDPTKKHHGITAFIVEKGTPGFSFGKKEKKLGIRSSPTLEILFDNCRIPVENRLGEEGEGFKIAMKTLDGGRNGIAAQAVGIAQGALDAALAYAKERVQFGRPIAKLQAIQFKLADMATKIEAARLLTYQAAWLESQGLPYGKASAMAKMFAADVAMEVTTEAVQVFGGYGYTREYPVERMMRDAKITQIYEGTNEIQRVVIANHLLKS
- a CDS encoding acyl-CoA dehydrogenase codes for the protein MHLQFTSEQNMLRQMVREFAQTEILPMVPEMDEQDTFPRKIVDKMAELGLMGIPIPEEWGGAGADFISYILALEEISKVSAAVGVILAVHTSVGTMPILRYGNEEQKKTYVTRMARGEYLGAFALTEPSAGSDAARIRTTARRVGDKYVLNGSKVFITNAGEADVYVTFAVTDPDKGAEGISAFIVEKDTPGFSVGKKEKKMGLNGSNTCELIFDNAEVPASNLLGKEGQGYEIALSNLAGGRIGIGAQALGIATAAYEHALAYAKERVQFGQPIAKMQAIQFKLADMATAIEAARLLIYRAAHLRQQGHHCKREASMAKLFATDTAMKVTTEAIQVFGGYGYTREYPVERLFRDAKVTQIYEGTNEIQRLVIASTLLED